The sequence GCCGCTGTATCTGTTTGAATCGGCTTCTCTTCTGGAATTTCCATTGGTTCACATTTCTCGATCAACTCTTCCACTGAAAGTTGGTCATTTTCTTTACTTCGCGACGTGAGGAGAGTAGGCACTCCAGTGGGACGTAACTTTCTAATCTCTTCCGGTGCAGAAATTGCAAGTTTAGCACCGGAATCATGTACCTGCTTCGCTATTTCTGTCGAAGTATTGAGCGGATTAGCAGTTGTTATCACCGCTCCAATGGAAAGTACAGCAAGACAAATTGTCGGATACATGAGGGAATTTGGTGATAAGATGAACACCACGTCACCCTTCCTTACCCCGAGTCCATGATACAATCCAGCAGCAAGTACAGTAATTGCTCGGTGGAGTTGAGTGTAGGTGACCCTTATGTTAGTTGAGGAGTCGATGAGAGCCACTCGGGTCTCAGCTTGATCAGGTGTTGGGAACTGTGATAGAACATATGTGGCCGTGTCAAGGTTAGGCTGAGTAGGAATCTGCTGTTGCTCACTTAGGCTAACAAGGGAATGGTATATCCCTGTTTGGGGTTCGTAGCCGCTTCTTCTGTCTACTGGTACTGTATTCGTCACAGATTCTTCCTCAATGATCGCCATCGCCATCCACCTTTCTTCACCCATGTTTCGGGTATATATTCGACGGTTTCTGTTCTATGTTTTGATCCAAACTTGTGCTGGTTTGTCCTAGTAGTTAACACCAGAGTTTTGAAGAGTTGTTGCCGGCTGGCGATTTAGTAGATGGAATCAAATTTACATATATTCCTTAGAATTTTGTGTTCCGACAAACAATGGATCAGTTTGTGTTTGGATTTTCTTGCAAGTTTCACGTCTAATGGCCGACTAAGGAATTGTAAAATGCTAATGTGCATTGGACAATAATATTATTTGTTTATTACAAGTGAGCCTAAAGTTGCTTAGCTTGACCAATTAATCATCCACCTGGTGgaatctataaaaaaaaaatttaatagatTTATAGTGGAAACATACTTTTGTAACATGTAAAGTTACAATATATATGTTTCGTTCAAGTAGTTAAGTGACGTGATTTCAATAAATTTATctgtcaaaaataaaatatactaAATTCTTTGTGATGCATGTAACTACAAGGTAATCTACACTAAAAATCCTCGCCTTTCCATCTTCACATTCTTCGTTCATTATAAGTTCCACTCATCTGAAGATCACATGATGTGATCGGGTCGATGCTATATTTTAGAGCATTGTCCAAACGATACATATATCCAAGTGCACACGAACATCTCGGGTTAAAAAATAATGGATCCTTAGATCTAGCAAATAGACAAACATCGAAATTTTCCATATGATACATCGGGTACGTCAATGGTGCAatggattgtaatttttcaattCCTTATTTTTTAGAAGCAAGATAACATATAGATAGAGCGGTAAAAGAAGGCATATataaagggatacattttttttcttttttatattatttatcattactAAATTTGATGTTCAGTACTGTACGATAGACCACTGACGActatatatcaaataaaaagTATATTCAATCCTATGCTAAGAACATTAGCCTAAGTGTTCATCAAATGGAGTAACATGAGACACGTTTGATTTTTCATGTAAGCAATCACATGAAAAATCAGACGTGACCCATTGTACGTCATTGTATTAGATGAACCCTCGGGCTAAATGATTGAACCAAcgtccaaaaaaaaatatcaatctctgtattttcaaaaattaacacTTTAACTacaaaaaagtattttttaatatatatatattaacgaGCCACTTTTTGATCAAGAGCTTGGACTCCCACTTCATAGCATTATTGCAAGGGCGGAGCTTATCACTATATAAAacctggaaaaaaaaaaaagaaaaccaacatagtaaaatattttgaaacccATAATCAGTCAAGATTTTATTATAAAACATCAATGATACTAAAAATAATCGAATGCAAGTTATGCATACCACGACTTGGAAAGAGACGTGACACCACTGGATGCTGGCGGTGGCGGTGACGGCGGTGGAGTTACAGTTGGAGGTGGTGATGGAGGAGCCTCGACTAATCCTGTTTACCATGTTCAAgcttataatatttaattgtatgtataattttgtaaaatttaccATCCAAATTATAATCTTGTCTATATCAGTAAGACGAGTTCACTCGACCCTATTTACAATGAAAGTAATACTTCTTTAACATAAAAAGTTTTCTTTTAATGATAGGATCGAATAAAACATCCGTTTCACAAAATTGAACTGATTGTCGAATAATATTTTgtgtataaatattaattaaagtaTATACATACCACAATACAAGAGATTTTGAGGGGGTGTTCTCTCTTTGGCAGGATTTGGATCAGCATCATAAACCCTAATGTAGAGTTCTTGGCCTAAGTACCATTGCTTCAGAACTTGTGACCTCAGATTCCACATCCCTGGATTGTCCAAATATACATACACAGCACTCCACCCTCTTGGATACACCTGCAGAcacataaattattttcatgcatGCAACACGTAAAATCGTCTTGTCGAATTGTTATATCATTAGGGTTCGCGAATACTTACCTGAATGGTTGAACGGAAAACCGGATCATAAAGATTGTACGTCGATCGGGCCTCGGGTGTCCACGTTCCTTCGCCAAACCTATTAAAGAAACAttcattataaaatatatatggtaTAAACTTGTAGCTCGTCTAATACTAAAATTTACTTACCCAACCACGAAGAACCCGAAGCCATCCAAATGCCAAGAGTCAACTGTGTCAAGATCATTGTTGAACACAATCTCCAGCCATCCCTTATGAATTCCTGACACCACAAATGTGCCGTTAACGGCGGAGCTTAGGCTTGAGTGTACGGGAAACGCGTTGAGATTGTATACACCGGAACCGTTGATGAATTGGTCAGCCAACTTCAAAGGCGTCGAGGGAGCGGTGTAGGAGACATTATTCACAGTGTAACGAGGGATTCCATCGATTTGTGCCGATGATCCTTGGAAAACAAATGTTTGTGTTAGTGTTACATTTGACACATTGAATGATCCTTGAGGGTTAGGTCTCGCTGCTCCCGCGGTCAAATTCCACCTGAAATTAATAGATTATTAGGTTTTATAATCAAGTTGAACACATTAATATATAATTctaaattttagaatttttagttTCACCCCGGCAAAGATTCTTGAAAGTCCAGTGGCTCGAGGTCTTGAGCTTGTTTTTTGATAATCTTATAAAGAAAATTGTTTATATGTACATGCATGGCTACAAAAACAGTTACAAGTTGCTGTTGAAATTTACCTGATAGATCTAGCTTGGTCGATGGAGAAATGGATATCATTTGGATCGGGACCGACCGGGAGAGGCCCGTCAGCCGTAATAGTCGAGTTTTCATAGTGCAAGATTCCAACGGCGGCAAGAGGGCTCTCCGAAGAGTTACCGACCCATTTTGGACTTGCAACAATGTAGTAGTCGGCGTCATTCTGGTCCGCCGTGACGAGCACCGAGTACGACTGGCCGACGTGCACGTCCAGCGAATCCAGCACGGTCTGAACGGTGTACGATCCCTCGGTTTCCACCAGTGTCATCGTGTGGTTTTGGATCCTAAAGTTGACGCTCCAAGCATTGCCTATGTTTGAGATCCTAAACCTATATGTTTTTCCTGCAattgcaaaaataaaaaaaatgaaaaaaaaaaaatcaaagggcTGGTGAAAATAACATGCAATATCTCTTCCCAAATTTGAGACTTTGATACGTACCACCATggatagtataaaaaaaaaagagtaaatCGCAAATTtgatcatgtatgtttgtcaatttacgattttggtcctcaatcttttcatatttcagttttagtcctgcatattctgatttttggcaatttcgattcggtcttttttattcgaaaatgcttacgtggcactgtacacgtcagctccacatcagcactgaattggtgtcacgtcagcgccacgtcgaaaAAGGACTAagattgccaaaaaaataaagataatggactaaaaatgaaatctgaaatataaaggACTAAAATCGCAAATTGTCAAACATATAGgacaaaaaaaacaatttttccaaaaaaaattatacatacTTACCTTTAGAAACATTGAAAGATTCATAAGAAGTTGTGAGTGGGCCGAAGAAGGGGCGTTTGCCGTTCATAAGAATCCAATTGGGCATTTGATTTGCCACCGAGTTCCTAACATCCTGTATTACAAGATATTCAAATtgcatttaattaatttacgtAAGGAACTAATGGTACTGTCTCATGCATGCATATTAATTACGTACCTTGAAACTTTGCTGATACCAGTCACCAACAAGAAGATCAAACTCGGCCTCCGGCTTGGGGAACGGCACGGCGATTACGATGCGATTATTGACTCGAATGGGGCCGAAGCCGCCTCCGGCTTTGTGGAAGTTAATAGAAGGGAAGTAGGAGTAAGTGCCGATTTGATCCTTCATTTGGAAAAGGTAAGTCCAATTTTTGGATGGCTGGATTGGGCAATTTGTACCAGACACTCCATCTTGCCAAGAGTTTAACCTTTGTTGAATGCCATTCCTACACcacaatatatattatttgtattttGTATTAATgtccccaaaaaaaaaagattatagTAATGTCAAGtgtatttaaatatatatagagAACTTATAGTGATCtaagtaattaattaatcatgatTTGTGTAGTTGAGTTTTAATTTACTTGATCAATATCTTTGTTTTGGGGTAAAAATAGGCCATTTTGGTGTCTTtggtataaaatattttattcactTTCAAAAAAGTTTGAATTTATAAAAGTATTTATTTATCTTTATCTATCAAACTATCGATatcattaaatttttaaatatcattcttaatacaaaaaaatacataCAAGATCAATTATGGTCATTTCAATTATGTAAACACGCATGCATGGGACTCTAGCAGAaataaagatttttttattaaaaaaaaaaacgagcTAGAGAAAATGAAGACTTTTGGTGTATTACAGAtaatggtatatatatatatatatgaaaaaagatAATGGTATATAGATAAAGACGAATTTGTAAatacattttatcaaacacattATTTTACGGTACAATGACTTATACCGTACGTCATACAAATATTCGCTGCGTGCCTATCAAACACTCGTGTATCAAACCCAAATTATCGAAATGAAAACAATATTATATTTtccaataatattttaaatcgtGTCTAGTATAATTTTTGAGTATATTTTTTGGAACAAGTCAGTAGGGTTTTTGTATGGGAGACGTCAGAGGAAAACGGTCTCATGGAAGTTTTGTTGTCAATATTTTTGCGAACAATTCACGATTGGAAACCTCAAAATCTGAATTGATACTcggaaataaaaatatttgaacaaaaaattaaagtattcaatatacataattttatattatttttgtaaCATGGCAAAAGACAATCATGTGTGTATCTTCGTAAGATGTTCGCGGAAatacctaaaaatatttaatgcaaACCACGTATAATGTTCATGAAATACCAAAATAGTCCTCTAGAATATATACAAAGACAtacacatacatacatacataccaTGTCATGAGGAGCGGCTCATCCATGTCATTGTAGACATTGACATGAATATAGTCATTGGTCGTAGTATTGAGAAGTGGCCCAGGAAACATGCCGTTGATGGTGATAACCTTATTAATAaccaaaaaaaggaaaaaaaaatatataaattaacatgaataaattaattaactaattaattttgGGCGATAAAATACTCAACTAATTAATATAAGTAGATTTTCAATCATCTTAATTAACATACTTTATAACTTAATTCGTTTGTGGTgtatttttatcaaattttgTAGACGAGAAATAATTGTCTTAAAAgttgatataattttttatgaagTATCAGAGCTTAGATTATACATACCGGTTGATCAAGGGATACTGGCTTAATCGTGTCGTCTATGGCCACATGCCATTCGAGGAAAATATCTGCTCCTTTCGCAACCGTGCATAAAGCCACGACGAAAATCGGCCACCACGCCCCGTGGCAGAGCGCCGCCATCCCACGGCGGTGGTTGGTCCTTACCATCACGTAGAACAAAATATATATGTCGTTTGGTGTTGTGTAGAATAGTTGAAGTGCTCTGTTTTAAAAGAAAAGTAAAACAACGATGATAACAAGAAGAAAAGAGTATAAAgcaaaaaaaaacccaaattaGTTGTCTCATGCTATACAAATGGGTTAAATAGGCGAAATTTTCAGAGGACGGAGAAAAGATTAAGACGAAAGAATTACTATTTTTTTGGAttctaattataaaattttatcatttgttGTCTCATATCATGCTTGCAGaatttcataattaattaattaacaaggCCCTTATCATGGTGATatagatataaatattttacatttatcatctcaaaattatttgaaatctttataaattttaacatttatatatacataaattcGTATATGGAGAAGATAggattataataaaatttataaatatttcaaatagcGAGATGATAAATTTAAAAGCTTTAAATCTCTTCATTTTATACTATTTGGAACCtagtaaattattttgtttttttttttttatgacttGGGAATCCGCGGCCgctaaattattttgtttctttttaatAGTACCGGTGGTCGGTGGAATACGTGCCGAATGAGCAAATATTTTCATTGATTCTATATATTACcagttgaaaatatatattatcaacGGTATGGGTCGTACTTGACATttgggaattttaaaaaataatcctaaaataattaaatgagatcaaatttattttattttatatatgagATGGTTTATCTATCTCGTTACTTGATGCCATGGAGGTGAATGAAATTAGTGGAGAAAtaatcaaataatttatttagatgAATATGTTAGAAGTACTGAAATTTAAGTAGTGTTTGAGATTACTTGAAAACAatgtttttgattattttttttgtccCCCATAGTGCCTTAGTTTGCATGTTTGCGTTTTCACTTTCAAACATGCCTCTCAAGTGTCTCAACCTATGATGATTGATCTAAAATGGGCTTTTTCACCCGAAAACAGAGAGCCCAAGATTATCT comes from Henckelia pumila isolate YLH828 chromosome 4, ASM3356847v2, whole genome shotgun sequence and encodes:
- the LOC140867320 gene encoding monocopper oxidase-like protein SKU5 — encoded protein: MAALCHGAWWPIFVVALCTVAKGADIFLEWHVAIDDTIKPVSLDQPVITINGMFPGPLLNTTTNDYIHVNVYNDMDEPLLMTWNGIQQRLNSWQDGVSGTNCPIQPSKNWTYLFQMKDQIGTYSYFPSINFHKAGGGFGPIRVNNRIVIAVPFPKPEAEFDLLVGDWYQQSFKDVRNSVANQMPNWILMNGKRPFFGPLTTSYESFNVSKGKTYRFRISNIGNAWSVNFRIQNHTMTLVETEGSYTVQTVLDSLDVHVGQSYSVLVTADQNDADYYIVASPKWVGNSSESPLAAVGILHYENSTITADGPLPVGPDPNDIHFSIDQARSIRWNLTAGAARPNPQGSFNVSNVTLTQTFVFQGSSAQIDGIPRYTVNNVSYTAPSTPLKLADQFINGSGVYNLNAFPVHSSLSSAVNGTFVVSGIHKGWLEIVFNNDLDTVDSWHLDGFGFFVVGFGEGTWTPEARSTYNLYDPVFRSTIQVYPRGWSAVYVYLDNPGMWNLRSQVLKQWYLGQELYIRVYDADPNPAKERTPPQNLLYCGLVEAPPSPPPTVTPPPSPPPPASSGVTSLSKSWFYIVISSALAIML